A stretch of the Oscillospiraceae bacterium genome encodes the following:
- a CDS encoding TetR/AcrR family transcriptional regulator produces MKKTTEQFIKEIFEFVCQNGLENTSIRDICKDTEMSTGSLYYRFKSKEGVIISVGTYGLNKVADDLFSYALSTIGELKVFFDSFLGIVKTRQPELRAVYQIATSPVYGQNMRKMAETLNIRYEKYIERLSNVLRISIEELTPIVFMIISVMLDYVVWDDYKVAQMQMNTLYNILSSMQKRF; encoded by the coding sequence ATGAAAAAAACAACTGAACAATTTATAAAAGAGATTTTTGAGTTCGTTTGTCAAAACGGACTTGAGAACACATCAATACGTGATATATGTAAGGATACAGAGATGTCAACCGGCAGCCTATATTATAGATTTAAATCCAAAGAGGGAGTAATTATAAGTGTTGGAACATATGGTTTAAATAAAGTTGCAGACGATTTGTTCTCATATGCGCTCTCAACGATAGGCGAACTTAAGGTGTTTTTTGACTCATTCTTAGGGATTGTCAAGACTCGTCAACCGGAACTTCGCGCAGTTTACCAGATTGCAACAAGTCCTGTTTACGGGCAAAATATGAGAAAAATGGCAGAAACTTTGAACATCCGTTACGAAAAGTACATAGAAAGACTTTCCAACGTCCTTCGTATATCAATAGAAGAACTTACACCAATTGTATTTATGATTATATCCGTAATGCTTGACTATGTTGTCTGGGATGATTATAAGGTTGCGCAGATGCAGATGAACACGCTTTATAATATATTAAGCAGTATGCAGAAAAGATTTTAG